In Catalinimonas alkaloidigena, a single genomic region encodes these proteins:
- a CDS encoding DUF4350 domain-containing protein has product MKQNRKYIAWLVGLFLVLVIVEWLAPTPLRWDLSLLRRGKQPFDTYVLHDLLPDLFPAHAVQTGSETVYELFHETEEDRRGNLLSLSERFYLDSLETGTLLEWVGAGNTAFIAAADVGGELADTLDLDLEMSAFTLPQEGKLVDTIALHLEGRGMPTTDFHYRQYYHFAHFTSYDTARTTVLARNEAQEPVLIRLVWGEGAFLLSSTPAAFTNYHLLNPNVGYAEAALSYLPVQDVFWTEYYQTGRQEPQTPLRFILRQPPLRAAYFITMGALLLFIAFEAKRRQRIIPVVEPPRNRSVEFAETLAQLYLRRGHPADIARKKLLFWREHLHQHYRLSTDLAPDEWVHRLAELSGHDAKALRRLLQWENHLQAVQPFSSDDLLQLNKELEAFQKAEKQGPLRESKR; this is encoded by the coding sequence ATGAAACAGAACCGCAAATACATCGCGTGGCTGGTCGGGCTGTTTCTGGTCTTGGTCATCGTCGAATGGCTGGCGCCTACCCCCCTGCGCTGGGACCTGTCGCTGCTGCGTCGCGGCAAACAGCCGTTCGATACTTACGTGCTTCATGACCTGTTGCCGGACCTGTTTCCCGCGCATGCCGTACAGACCGGCAGCGAAACGGTTTACGAGCTGTTCCACGAAACTGAAGAGGATCGACGTGGCAATCTGTTGAGTCTTTCTGAACGCTTTTACCTCGACTCGCTGGAGACGGGTACCCTGCTCGAGTGGGTGGGCGCAGGCAACACGGCGTTCATTGCCGCCGCCGATGTGGGCGGCGAATTGGCCGATACGCTCGACCTGGACCTGGAAATGAGCGCGTTTACCCTGCCGCAAGAGGGAAAACTGGTCGACACCATTGCTCTACACTTAGAGGGCAGGGGCATGCCCACCACCGACTTTCACTACCGGCAGTATTACCACTTCGCGCACTTTACATCCTACGACACCGCCCGCACGACCGTGCTGGCGCGCAACGAGGCGCAGGAACCTGTGTTGATACGGCTGGTGTGGGGAGAGGGGGCTTTTCTGTTGAGCTCGACACCGGCAGCTTTCACCAACTACCACCTGCTGAACCCGAACGTGGGGTACGCCGAGGCGGCACTTTCGTACCTGCCGGTGCAGGACGTGTTTTGGACCGAATATTACCAGACGGGACGGCAAGAGCCCCAAACGCCGTTGCGGTTCATCCTGCGTCAGCCGCCGTTGCGGGCGGCGTATTTCATCACGATGGGGGCTCTGCTGTTGTTCATTGCATTTGAAGCCAAACGGCGACAGCGCATCATTCCGGTCGTGGAACCGCCGCGGAACCGCTCAGTCGAGTTTGCCGAGACGCTGGCGCAACTTTACCTGCGGCGCGGCCATCCGGCCGACATCGCCCGAAAAAAGCTCCTGTTCTGGCGCGAGCACCTGCATCAGCACTACCGCCTGTCGACCGATCTGGCGCCTGACGAGTGGGTACATCGGCTGGCAGAACTGAGCGGGCACGACGCGAAAGCTCTCCGGCGACTGTTGCAGTGGGAAAATCACCTGCAGGCCGTGCAACCGTTCTCGTCCGACGATCTCTTGCAACTCAATAAAGAACTGGAGGCCTTTCAGAAGGCCGAGAAGCAAGGCCCGTTGAGAGAATCAAAACGATAA